Within Conger conger chromosome 3, fConCon1.1, whole genome shotgun sequence, the genomic segment tcttcttatttctcagtctcataatagCTTCCCTgactctgggcctcatgttgacaaatgccaataacagattccgaaggaaatcaaaagcctagaatcaagactagatactgaaagcccTCTAGATACCTGCCCAAAGcaagtgattgaacacacctgacaaatcagaaacactGGTGAAACCATTTATCCCAAATATTGTGGTGCCCTGAAACAGGGAGAATATGCTGTCATTTATACATGGTGAAACTGTGTATGGAAGGAGGGTGGACTGTCCTCAAAAGATTAAATATGTGATTAATTCAAtctctaaaatgttttttttataggcGGAAGGCTCTAAAACGGAGCCAGCATTTGCAACTCTATAAAAATGGAATATGCAGATAATGGTCACTTCAataatgtatgaatgggtgaacttGGCAAAATTGTAAATGGTGATAGTACTTGGTATCGGATTCTGAGATACTTGCCACTTCAATCCAACTAACATAGTTCTAAGCCAAATGGAATTGATAGAGAGTAGGGGGTTACATACACTGCTGTACATGACCCTGAGCCACTGATTGCTCCTGATGTATTGCCATAACATCTCAGTCCACTTGTAGcgaaatatttcatatattcacTCCGCATACTGCACCATGCATATACGTACTATATATACTTTTCAGTTTTGCCAGAATATATTcacaagaaataaattattacCATAAATAACAACTTTAAGATACCTACCTTTGACATCCTGAGCCGGGCAGTCAGGAAGAAACTCTGCTTTTTCTGGTCTCCCATTCACCGTGAAGTAAATTATTCTTGTGGCCATTTTAACGAAAGCAGCTGTGAGCCCTAGCTTTTGCCGTCTTACTGATGAAACAACTTCAAAGGACCAAAACATCCTTTAAATGACAACTtccccgcccctctgccccttTCTCCCCTCCCAAACGGATATACGCCTTCTATGTAAGGAATAATTCCCTATGAACTAGTCAGTTAATTGATAGCAATAGTtgttcagcacagctgtcaaaaTCAGCTGGTATGTGTCGTTACAGCCAGTCCCGTAAAACGACATATTCAGTTATTCACGCTATAGCCTAGTTGACAGAGAATATCAgtgtattcatatattttatagCATCTCGTTTATGCcagttgattttgacagctGTGCTGTACAACTCAACGAATTATTGAGGTCTTTCTATGCTTCCGTTAAAAATATTAGTTAATAGCCTGATGCTTTATTTCCTTTCGGTGAACTAGTTAACTTTACTTCGACAATGCAGTTGGTTTTTTGTGGCAGCAAGCATTTTTTTTGTCAGCAACTATTTTATTCCGTTCCCATTGCgtttcaataaatacatttgtttccaaactaaaaaataaattgtccataactgcattactttggcaagttagcCGTGGTAAagcgggataataccctatgaacaaGTCATTTATGAGTAAATAATTTCCCTTCAGGGTGGTAAACGGCTCAGGGTGGTGACTTGTTCATGGGGTATTATCCTTACTTAATTTGCAAGTTCTCAGCCGGTGACTTAGTCTTCAGCAGAAACTCTTTGTACATTTCACATGATCTAAGCAAATGCGTTGAAGTGACATTACTAGTAGTCTAATGCAAAATAGCGTATAGATTATAAATTCAATGAATACAAGTTCATGAGAACAGCAGCGGTGCCTTCGTTTTCATAATTTCTTAAATTCTTAtgattacataaaataaatacatagataCACGCAGGATGCAGGAGTCTTTACCTGAAAACCATAATACAGTAGTTTTGCGagcctcttttttttattttggcagaACATGTTTACCCTCCTTCTCAGTAGGTAGCGCTGTATCAGAGATAACGCTTTAAAACTGGAAGGATGACCGCAAGCACGCTAGTTTTGTATCGTTGGTGAAAATCAGCAACGTGGTTTGGAAGGCGACGAGGTAGCGTGCTCTGGTTTGATATTTGAGGATTGTTGCAATCTATCTTTTTGCAATGACTGAAGGTAAATCGCCTTCTGCCAAACCGGCCAAAAGCCTGCTGGCGTTAAATCCGAGCGAGGAGGCCGAATTTAAGAAGAAAGTACAGGCAGTGAAAACGCGTCCCAAAAAAGTGAGTACTTTGAGAGCCATGCGACAGATGCTCGTTGGCCATGTTCTTTGCTGCATGCGTTTCAGTCATAACTTTTCGGATCTCTTGGATCATTTGGCAAAGAGCTGTTTTgaaaacagatttattttaaaataataaattgtgtCTAATAAGCTTGCTGACCATCTGAAGTTTTACGTTACGGTAACGAAGACTATTAATTTATTGGCCTACTTGCATGGCACTCCAGCATTAGCTGCAAACTTGTGTTAATGTAGCTAACTATTGAATTTAGTTTGTCAGCTAAAGCTTGTTTTGTCAAATAACTGGATTAACATAAATGAGAAGGCGAAGTTGGGTGGCTCGCAAGTGCAAAGATAACGTAATGTTAATGTCATTACCTCTCCGATTAGCATAATCCTCGAGATTATTTCAATGTGAATAATTAATGACAAAACGATTGAACAATTTGTCTGCTTCTTAGGGTGAACCGTTGAACCCCGGAGTCGTTTACGTGGCCCACCTTCCAAATGGGCTCTTTGAGCCCCAACTCCGACAGTATTTCGAACAGTTTGGGACTGTGCTGAGGTTACGACTCTCCAGGAGCAAGAAGGTGAATGGCAATGTGTCCAATGTTAAGAACTCCCACAAAATTACAATGTTTACCCCCATTATTTAAAATAAGCCTGTCTGGGTGAGAGTAAACTGTGTTTTTATAAAAGTCGTCGTTGGATGTTATTGTAGCCAAATTTGGTGTAAACGGGCAGGCTTACACAGGCTGACATTCGTGGCAGCGATGTTTAATATTTCCATCACAATCTCTATTCAAGTGTTCTTTTAGGTGCAGCTTTTAGAATTAAAGTGCTCTGTGTTGCAAAGAAATGTGTGGTGGCACAGTCTGAAAATTACCCCAGGTGTCCTAGTTGCGTGAGGTAAGATAACTGTGCCAACAGAAAAATGGTATATTAAGCTTATTGCTTGCTTCTATAGCAGTGCAATGAAACCCATATGCCCACAGATAAATTTTCTGCTAAAGATTCACAAACAATtgactttaatgtatttttggttAATTAATTGACTGCCTGTTTTCTTTCAGACTGGTGGGAGCAAAGGTTATGCTTTTGTGGAGTTTGATTGTGATGAAGTGGCCAAAATTGTTGCAGAAACCATGAATAATTATCTCATGGGAGAAAGACTAATAAAATGTGAGTACAAGATCAACAGTATAAACTCTTACGAGTTAGTCGTTTGTGTTGTCTGTGGTTCAAATGCGGCTGTGCTCTTGTCCGAATAGGTAGCCTGGTGCCTCCCGAGAGGGTCCACAGCCGGCTGTTCGTTGGATCTAAGAAGGTCTTTGCAAAGCCTTCATTACCTGCTGTGAAGCGCTACAATAAGAAGCGTACATCAGAAGAGACCAAACGCATGACCGGCAAACTACTACAGAAAGAAGCCAAACTGCGCAAGAAGTTAGCAGCGAAGGGAATCGACTATGACTTCCCCGGATTTGTAAGTTGGTTATTCAAACTCAAGGCACtttatttatatcttttttaaaGAGACTTGTACTGTACCTGCATCAATTCAATTAATTCGAAAGGTATAACTAATGTGGCATAAATGTGTTGAAAtgtggattacattttttttttttatatgtctGAAGGCTTCTCAGTTGTCCAAAAATAAGACGGCAGCAGATGACACCAACGCTTCTATTTGCAGTCAGGTAAGCAAAATGCATACTAGATATGTTCATACGAAATGGAGCCAGATTAAGAGACTGGAAGTTGGGAATCAGATGTCAAATGGGAGTTTTCAAGTTACAAAAATGGAACTGGTTGCTTTTATATTCTGTTGTATCATTTCATAACCCTTTTTTAAAGGGGGTCtttctatgcatgtgtgtgcaattaAGTATGGATCTGCCTCTGCACTTGGTGTGATTTGGGATGTACATCAATTAAAAAGGATATGCTTGACTTCACAAATTAAAGTATTAGACTTGCTTGATGTGGATGTATAAATGTTATAATACAGAAGTAAATGTTTTGTGGCACAGTCTGAAAATTGCCCTGGACATGTCCGTTATCTGGGGTGAGATAACTGTGCCTACAGAAAATGGGTACATTAAGCTTATTGCCTGCTTTTATAGCAGTGGAATGAAACCCATGTATCCACAGTTACATTAATGGAAATGAGTTGAATGTTCACATTTCTAAGAAGTGACACATTTTCGGCTGATTTAGCAACATTTCATAATCTTTTCCCAATAGGATGTTACCCCTGTGTGCACTCCATCTGTCCTGGAGAAGAGGAAGTCTGTTAAAATCGATGACGACGACGAGGATGATGAGATCATAATCAAAGCCCAACCCACACCAAAGACGTCTAAACGAAAAAAGACAACATAGATGGAAATGTGTTCATCTGAGGACTGATAACGAATGGACAATGCCAATCCTCACACTATTGCAATATTAAAATTGCCTTAAAATGCCATGTACACACTTTTTACAATGGGATTAATGTGCTATGTCCCATAAATTAGTGTATGTGGCTGTGGATTGATATTTGGCGGAACTGGCGACTGGAGGAAAATCCTTATGAGGATTTTCAGTGGCTCACTGTCACTGTTGACGTTTGCTTTTTGGTAATTCACCAATCTCTTGCATCTTCCTGTGGGGATAACCGGAAATTATCCAGAGACAGTCAGTTGAATTctttgtgtaaaatgtaatatgtgtCAAGCAACTtgtgtatttttcattaaatctgAATTGTATGGCACACTTGTACATATGCACCTTGAAATCCTATCTGCAAACCTAATTATTCCACCCTCAGGAGGGATTGGTTCATTTCTGTGTCCAGATATTTGTACAGATTTATTTGAATCCCTTACCATGAAGAACTGCACTTGAATGTTTCTTAAAAATAAGTGGGCCAATGGGTTTCAGTGCAGTAGGCTTAATATACAATCGTTTTGCCAAcagttttaattaaatttttgcCGTCTCGTTAAGTCCGCATCCTGGTTCCTCCCGCAATTAGCCCACCCACATGGCGACTCCATTAATGCTGCTTTTCATTGTTCTGTTACAGCTGTCGTACTGCGCTGTAACCACAAGATGGGGCTATAGTTACAGAAGTACATTCAACTCGGCTCACTCAACATTTTCCTGAACCTTTGTTCCAGGCTTACTGTTGAACCTGGACTTGTTTTGGccgattaaaataaaaaaagaaacggaCAAAGAACATAATTGATTGCATTCCATTTTcatgcacataaaaaaaaaaaaggcctatAATTCAGCAACGTTCTTTCTATCGAACCAAGACgggttttcatttgaaattacaATGTGTGACGTAATTGAATTAAATGTGTTATGACCAGGTTTGCTATGTAGTTTATACGGTTTAGAAAGTAGTCTATACATCAAGGTGACGGAGTGATCATATGATGTTGCTGTGTGGCTTCAGTTCACCACAACTGTTAAATGTGTGAATCGTTTCCCTCTGGTTCAGGTGAAATTGGAACTACAATATGAATATTCCGTGGCAAGTCTAaactttgcattttaattttttacattgtgtgttaGAACAATGTGTTACTGGGTTGGCATATTAGTTCCTCAATCCTAGGTCATTATAATGAGCCTAATCCTTCTCAGCAATTTATTCCTACTTGCTAAATGGTGACCATGAAGGTTGATATCCTGTTTCCTTGCAGCTTGGCTTGAAAAGTCTTACATTTGGTGTGTAGCTGTGGAATGTAGCACCATTGCTTCTCCCTCTTAATCACAACCTCCACTTAATAGTAATTATTAGCTGTAAATTACTCCTCGTTGTTGAACCCCTTTTGTGATTCTGGTCAtcttgaatggaagtgccatgAGTTGAGTAGTAAATAATTTACATGCCGTAGCTGCTAACAGCAGAGCTTGAGAGTACCTCCAGTCAGTGGCTTTGCTGTCAGTTTCCCAGTACAGTCAATAGCCAGGAGGCGAATGGTAGCACAAATCTGCGCATGAGCTGCAGCGCCTTCATTCTGGCACGGCAGAGCCGATCTGCGTCTGCGCGCCAACATTGCGCTGCGCACGCGCAACAGTGCCTCCATTCTCGTCCTGCAGCGTACGGGGTGGAGAGGAATCTCAGTGCTGCTGTGTTCGATGCCGAATCTGCTGCTTTGCTAATAAAAAGCCCATTTTCAATTAGCCACACTAATTACACAAATCTGGGCATGGTAAGTGGCTTTAATAAACCTCTAGCATTAATAATCATATTTATTTAGCCAGCTTCACTTAATTGTGATGTTTCACTGGTTCGCTCGCTATATTGTAACATTGTCATGAGCTAACTAGTAATCCAGCTAATCAATGGGATAGTGGACATTGTTGGCATTATAGTACAATATAATGACAATAATTAATCCATTGGATTTATATATGTTTCGCTTTTTCTATGATGGTACGCAGCGAGCTGTTTGACTGCTGTCGAATGATATTGTGCATGAATGATGATGGATAATCGGATGTTTTTGTGGCCAGTCTTGCGAACGCAGAGCGCATCAGGGGCAGTGAGAGATGCGGGGCGCTTTGGCTAGGTTGCTAGCACTGGTTCTGCATGCAAAATGCGCTTCTCCGACTACGAATGCTGCTGAACTGCTTAGTTACATATGGGTAATTCATATACTCGATTATTGTGcgatatcattttattttcgaTGATTTAGCAGAATAAAGATCTGCCCTGTACTATTGAACAGAAAATGCTGCCGAAGCGTTTGAGTAAATACAGGCCTTCTGCGTTTGGCCGAACGGCCATCAAAAACGGGCTACTGATGTCCTGTCAACTCCACCGCTTGAAACGTTAGAAAATGAGTTGCTTGCTGAAAAGAGAAATTAACCAATTTAGTCAGTTGTATTGTTCTTTCCAGTAAACAGAAGCTCCCTAGGTAACAGCCAATCCAACTGGCAGTAGCGTCCGACTCGGTGGTGGACTTGCCTTTTATTGATAAGCTAGCGAGCTAGCTAACttggttagctaacgttagttactCTCGGGTTAATTCCATTATACATAGGTAACTGGGCCGTACAGCAGAGTGTTTCTGTTTTAATATGTTATTTAGATATATGATTTGCTTGCTGACTGGACTCTGTGTTTGCAATCCTAACCTATTTAGCACAAGGACAGTGTTGACATTTGGCAGTATCCTTCCTATCCTACATTAAATAGATGGGGCTTGTAGCATAAGACCTCGGGAGAATAAATCCTTTTATACCAGATGCTCGTGTGCGACTAAGAATACCAGCTAGCTATAATCTCCTAAAAGCGAAGACTGACTATTACAACGGCAGAAGTCTAGAACTTTGAATTTACTCAGTTTAAAACAGGATAAAATATACTTGTGttggaaataaaaagaaactatgCATCAAGCGTATTATTGTTGTATTTCGAAATTTTCAATAATCAATCAATTTGGTCAATAATCAATACATACGGTCTCTGCTGTCCTGGAGAGCACAGCTGAGCACAGTTTACAAAACTGACACATTTGGCCACTTAGAGTGTTTAACAGATGTTAGCCAACTTTAAGCCATCTTGCATTGTCAAAACGTGTTATGCTTGAGAGATGTATATAATTATTATGTTGCTTGGCAGATGTCCATACACTGGGTGACAGAcacaactacattacattacattacatggcatttagcagacgctcttatccagagcgacgtacaatgaagtgcaaatcaaacacgaGTGTGAGTGCAACTAACATTTATAGATACATTTCTTGCTAATGCTTGTTACCGAAAAAAGATCAGGTTAAGTGGTTCATTGGGAGCATGCAGTCTagactgtgtgtatgtcatACATCAGGGCTGATGTGCAATTCTCCCATTCCCACTGCCACAGTAATCCCTATAACTGAGCTGTCTGTCAGTGGGAAAATCAGATATGTAAATTCTCCCAAGAGGTCCACCTGAAGGCTTAGTTATTACCCAGGGCTTTTTGGAGAATAGCCTGTAAGTTATTTCTTTTAGCATACACCTATAATGTCTAGCTGGAGCATGAAGTCAACACATTTTCTGGAAATGCAACAAATAGGTCTGTTTGGAAGTGGATTCCACAGGGATGCATGAAAGCATCGTAAATGTATGGTTCAGATTTTGCTTGTCACTTTCCCAGGGTTTCTCCTAGGACAGCCCTAGATGCCTTGTGATTGGACTACACTGGTCTTCATGGCCCTGACTTTCACTCAGCTAACCTTTTTGCAACTTGTGTGCTGTCAACAAGGCTAAAGTACAGAGTGCGGAGAGCATGTCTGAAATCATTTGTACCATCAGTGTAGTAAATGCAGCCATAATGCATTGCAAGCTGCATTATGTTGGGATGGGTGGGAATCTGCTTGCAGGTATAGTGTAGTGTACAATTCTTCCCAGTATCACATTTttcctggacatttccagttctgtcactctcctctgACAAATAACCCATCACTGCTCAAGAACAAGCAGTATGTTCAGCAATGTCCAATCCGATCCATATTTACGAACATGTTTGTGTACATTTATGAAAATAGCTTTTTAAAACTAGCTTTTTAAAACAGCCATTGCATACCCTTAGAACCTGTATTGAACATACCCAAGCATCTCATGTATACCTCCACATACAGTACGGATACACGTTATTTAACATGTAAATTACACGCATGCATCAAAAACGGCCAGATAGTTGATACAGTTCAGTGCAACGGAACCTGAAATGCCTGGGAAAATGTATAGGCTGGGAAGAATTGTACGCTACACCGTCACAGTTCTTTATAAGAGGGGCAGAGGGTGCTAAATGCCTTGGTCTCTCTCGCAGGACTCCCAGGAAGGAAGCACTACTGAATTATGAAGCACCACCCTTCCGGaccctccctctccgtctcaAGTTACCACCGTCGCTGCCGTCATCACAGCCGCTGCCACTAGAGCTGCTGCATTCGGACTcccccaaataaaaataaagagccCCCaaccaccagcaccagcaccagctgCCCTGCAGACACATGGTGCATTGTTGCCATTCTCAAACCCGCGTCTCCGAGCTGTGGCATCCCGCTCACCCTCGGCAAATCTAGGGTCATCCCTTTccggataaaaataaaagttgtgtgtgtgtgtgtgcgcgtcttttttttaatccgggggcacacacacccacgagCTGCTCCTTGCCGACGCTCCCTGGTCTCGCGGGGGGTTTGGGCCGAACATGGAGCCCAGCATGGAGAGCTGCTTGGCTCAAGTGCTGCAGAAGGATGTGGGGCGGCGCCTGCAGGTCGGGCAGGAGATCATCGACTTCATCGCCGACAAACAGAAATCCCATGACCTGGAACAGGACCAGACCATGCTGGACCGCATGGTCGACGGAATCGCCACCACCTGGGTCAACTCCAGCAACTTCAAGGTGAGGCAGGTTGCCGTCTTTCCTGATGTCGTCTTTCCTGATTTCCTTATTTGTATGGTTAGGATTGAGGATTTGTTGGTACTTGACTTGGATTTTAGGAGTATTTTTGACCATGAAATCATATCTT encodes:
- the nifk gene encoding MKI67 FHA domain-interacting nucleolar phosphoprotein, giving the protein MTEGKSPSAKPAKSLLALNPSEEAEFKKKVQAVKTRPKKGEPLNPGVVYVAHLPNGLFEPQLRQYFEQFGTVLRLRLSRSKKTGGSKGYAFVEFDCDEVAKIVAETMNNYLMGERLIKCSLVPPERVHSRLFVGSKKVFAKPSLPAVKRYNKKRTSEETKRMTGKLLQKEAKLRKKLAAKGIDYDFPGFASQLSKNKTAADDTNASICSQDVTPVCTPSVLEKRKSVKIDDDDEDDEIIIKAQPTPKTSKRKKTT